The genomic segment GCCTTGACCACGGTGGGTGCTTTGTGGTGTCCATTGGGGGAGAGGAAGGTTCTGCTTGGATTTTGATTTCTTGGgcttattttgaattttaccGATTCGGTCCAATATCTCCAAGACTTCCTCCATATTGGGCCGACTTTTTGGTTCGGGCTCGAGACACTGTAGAATGAGTTCTGATACCTGGAACGCGGCCTTCGGAGGGTATGCGTCGTTAAGTCGAGGGTCGATTAGTTTCTTCAACTTGTTCTTCCTAGGCAACATAGGTTTAGCCCACTCCACCAAATTCGTTTGCACGTTGGGCCGGTTAAGGTCTATCACTTGAAGGCCCGTGATGATCTCCAACAGCACCACTCCAAATCCAAAAACATCACTTTTCACATACAAGCGACCTAGAAGAGATCAATAATGCAAACTCGACATCAATATTATTCAAAATGTTGTGATGTTATTCTAATTTGAACATAGTAAATTCCAACAACTACCCGTAGCCATGTATTCGGGAGCAGCGTATCCGAAAGTTCCAACGATATTCGTGGTAATATGAGAATTTCCGTCGATCGGACCCAATTTAGCAAGTCCAAAATCCGAAAGTTTGGCGTTGAATTCCTACAAAACGAAACGATATTTAGGGACAAATTCGATAGATTCAAATGTTTAATTTTCGAGCTAACGAACCTCGTCGAGTAAGATATTCGAAGCCTTGAAATCTCTATAGATTACTTGCTTCTCGGTTGTATGTAGGAAAGCAGCCCCACGAGCAGCTCCTATTGCTATTTTAATTCTTGTATCCCATGATATTGTTTCGCCTCCTCCCTCTGAAATATCAATATACACATAAGATAataaatacattttatttttatcacaTGATATATCGTATGTTTCATATATACCaacaattttttatatatataaaa from the Primulina eburnea isolate SZY01 chromosome 3, ASM2296580v1, whole genome shotgun sequence genome contains:
- the LOC140827570 gene encoding probable serine/threonine-protein kinase PIX13, with product MGNCWPKPVNNQPSTVTPSSSGNNNDGKGIKNRSQKTDHVSPPGGGGAEGTVQLPESGKINTTPNLKMFTFTQLRTATRNFRPDTVLGEGGFGTVFKGWLDESTYAPSRVGVGIPVAVKKSNPGSEQGLKEWQAEVKFLGKFSHPNLVKLLGYCWEQKQFLLVYEYMQKGSLASHLFRKGGGETISWDTRIKIAIGAARGAAFLHTTEKQVIYRDFKASNILLDEEFNAKLSDFGLAKLGPIDGNSHITTNIVGTFGYAAPEYMATGRLYVKSDVFGFGVVLLEIITGLQVIDLNRPNVQTNLVEWAKPMLPRKNKLKKLIDPRLNDAYPPKAAFQVSELILQCLEPEPKSRPNMEEVLEILDRIGKIQNKPKKSKSKQNLPLPQWTPQSTHRGQGGP